The sequence below is a genomic window from Armatimonadota bacterium.
GTGCTCGCGGTTGTACGCGATCTGCATTTCGCGGCGGCGGTTGGTTTCGTCAATCGCGCGGCGCATGGAGTCGGTGATGTCGTCGGCGTACATGATGACCCGCCCCCAGACGTGGCGGGCGGCGCGGCCGATGGTCTGAATCAGGCTGGATTCCGAGCGCAGGAACCCCTCCTTGTCGGCGTCGAGGATGGCCACCAGCGACACCTCCGGCAGGTCCAGCCCCTCGCGCAGCAGGTTCACGCCCACGACGACGTCGTAAACCCCCAGCCGCAGGTCGCGCAGGATCTCGCTGCGCACCAGGGTCTCGATCTCCGAGTGCAGGTAGTGCACCTTGAGCCCCAGCTCCGCCAGGTACTCGGTCAGATCCTCCGCCATCTTCTTGGTCAGCGCCGTCACCAGCACGCGCTCGCCGCGCGCCGCGCGCGCATTGATCTCGGCGATGAAGTCGTCCACCTGCCCCCGCGTCGGGCGCACCTCCAGCTCGGGGTCCACCAGCCCCGTGGGGCGGATGACCTGCTCCACCACCTGCGCGCTGATTCCCAGCTCGTGAGGCCTGGGGGTGGCGGAGGTGAAGATGGTCTGCCCGTGGAGCTGCTCGAACTCGTCGAAGGTCAGCGGGCGATTATCGAAGGCCGACGGCAGGCGGAAGCCGTGCTCGACCAGGCTCAGCTTGCGCGAGCGGTCGCCCTCGTACATGCCGCGCAGCTGCGGCACCGTCTGGTGTGACTCGTCGAGCACCAGCAGGAAATCGTCGGGGAAATAGTGGAGCAGGGTGTAAGGGGGCGTGCCGGGAGCGCGGCCGTCGAGGTGGCGGGAGTAGTTCTCGATGCCGTTGCAGTAGCCGATCTCGCGGATCATCTCCAGGTCGTAGCGGGTGCGTTGCTCCAGCCGCTGCGCCTCCAGCAGCTTGTCGTGTTGGCGGAAGTAAGCGAGGCGCTCCTGGAGCTCGTCCTCGATGGCGGCCAGCGCCCGCTCCAGCTTGTCCCACGGAGAGACGTAGTGGGAGGCGGGGAAGATGACGGCGCGCTCCCGGTCCTCGACCACCTCGCCGGTGAGGGGGCTGATGACCGTGATGCGCTCGACCTCGTCGCCGAAGAGCTCGATGCGGGTGATGAGCTCCTTGTCCACCGAGTGCACCTCGAGCACGTCACCGCGCACGCGGAACTTGCCGCGGGTGAGGTTGACGTCGTTGCGCACGAACTGCATGTCCACCAGGCGACGCAGCATGGCGTCGCGGTCGTGGGCCTGGCCGCGCTCGACGGTCAGGGTGATGCGCTCGTAGTCCTCGGGCGAGCCCAGGCCGTAGATCGCCGACACGCTGGCGACGATGATGACGTCGCGGCGCTCGAACAGCGCCTGGGTGGCGGCGTGGCGCAGGCGGTCAATCTCCTCGTTGATGGAGGCGTCCTTCTCGATGTAGGTGTCCGACTGCGGCAGGTAGGCCTCGGGCTGATAGTAATCGTAGTAGCTGACGAAGTACTCGACGGCATTGGCGGGGAAGAACTCGCGCAGCTCGGTGCACAGCTGGGCGGCCAGGGTCTTGTTATGAGCGATGAGCAAGGTCGGCCGCTGCACTTGGGCGATGACGTTGGCGACGGTGAAGGTCTTGCCCGAGCCGGTGACGCCCATCAGGGTCTGGTAGGCGTCGCCGCGGCCCAGCCCCTCCACCAGCCGGGCGATGGCCTGGGGCTGGTCGCCGCTAGGCTCGAAGTCGGAACGGAGATCGAACTGCTTGCTCATCGCCGGGCGCGGTCCTCGACTAATTATAGCAGGAACGCGGGGGCCCGGGGAGCAACCGGCGTGCAGCGGCCGGGGCGAACTTCGATGTGGTGGCGATGGCCGCCTCCGCCGGCGGGCAGAACGGTGATGGCTGCCGGCCGCGGTCGTCCACTGGCGGGATCACAAACCCAGGGGAGCGAGCTCGATCCAGACCGTCTTGCCGCCGCCGTAGCCGTACCCGTAGCTGCCCGAGCCGTAGTTGCCGGTCGGCGAGTAGCACAGCAGCAGCTCGTACGGGCCGAGCGCGCGGCCG
It includes:
- the uvrB gene encoding excinuclease ABC subunit UvrB; the encoded protein is MSKQFDLRSDFEPSGDQPQAIARLVEGLGRGDAYQTLMGVTGSGKTFTVANVIAQVQRPTLLIAHNKTLAAQLCTELREFFPANAVEYFVSYYDYYQPEAYLPQSDTYIEKDASINEEIDRLRHAATQALFERRDVIIVASVSAIYGLGSPEDYERITLTVERGQAHDRDAMLRRLVDMQFVRNDVNLTRGKFRVRGDVLEVHSVDKELITRIELFGDEVERITVISPLTGEVVEDRERAVIFPASHYVSPWDKLERALAAIEDELQERLAYFRQHDKLLEAQRLEQRTRYDLEMIREIGYCNGIENYSRHLDGRAPGTPPYTLLHYFPDDFLLVLDESHQTVPQLRGMYEGDRSRKLSLVEHGFRLPSAFDNRPLTFDEFEQLHGQTIFTSATPRPHELGISAQVVEQVIRPTGLVDPELEVRPTRGQVDDFIAEINARAARGERVLVTALTKKMAEDLTEYLAELGLKVHYLHSEIETLVRSEILRDLRLGVYDVVVGVNLLREGLDLPEVSLVAILDADKEGFLRSESSLIQTIGRAARHVWGRVIMYADDITDSMRRAIDETNRRREMQIAYNREHNITPEGIRKEIRELLAAAERAAEEPALYYAGEGRPEAQLPHIIADLEADMRAAAAELRFEEAAHIRDQIVALRGRRAVAGKPVAARAGRGARGRKQR